A single region of the Larimichthys crocea isolate SSNF unplaced genomic scaffold, L_crocea_2.0 scaffold397, whole genome shotgun sequence genome encodes:
- the LOC104936025 gene encoding dnaJ homolog subfamily B member 6: protein MVEYYQVLGVRRDASADDIKKAYRKLALRWHPDKNPENKEEAEKKFKELSEAYEVLSDANKRSIYDRYGKEGLTGNNAGRGGHFHNGDHFHEPFTFRNPDDVFREFFGGRDPFADFFAADPFGDDPFFGSGRRHQNRANRNRTSGSFYGGFVGFPPFGAGFSPFDPGFGSFGPMSTMGHMGHMTTMGSLGGGGFTSFSSTSFGGGGGGGGGSMGNFRSVSTSTKIINGRKITTKRIVENGQERVEVEEDGQLRSLTINGKEQLLRLEHK from the exons ATGGTGGAGTACTACCAGGTTTTAGGAGTACGGAGAGATGCGTCTGCAGATGACATAAAGAAAGC GTACAGAAAGCTGGCCCTGAGGTGGCATCCTGATAAAAACCCAGAGAACAAAGAGGAGGCCGAGAAGAAGTTCAAGGAGCTGTCAGAGGCATATGAAGTCCTGTCAGACG CCAACAAGAGGAGCATATATGATCGCTACGGCAAAGAAGGACTTACAGGGAACAACGCAGGAAGAG GGGGTCATTTCCACAATGGAGATCATTTCCACGAACCATTCACATTCCGCAACCCAGATGACGTCTTCAGGGAATTCTTCGGTGGCAGAGACCCCTTTGCAGACTTTTTTG CTGCAGATCCGTTTGGTGATGATCCGTTTTTCGGCAGTGGCCGGCGGCACCAAAACCGAGCAAATCGCAACCGGACAAGTGGCTCGTTTTATGGGGGCTTTGTTGGCTTTCCTCCATTTGGTGCTGGCTTCTCACCTTTTGACCCAG gCTTTGGTTCTTTTGGCCCCATGAGCACCATGGGTCACATGGGTCACATGACAACCATGGGCAGTCTGGGAGGTGGAGGCttcacctctttctcttccacctcctttgggggaggaggaggtggtggtggaggaagcATGGGCAACTTCCGTTCCGTGTCCACTTCTACCAAGATCATCAACGGCAGGAAGATCACGACTAAAAG GATTGTGGAGAACGGTCAGGAgcgggtggaggtggaggaagatggGCAGCTGCGGTCATTAACCATTAACGGTAAGGAGCAGCTGCTGCGACTGGAACACAAGTAA